Sequence from the Candidatus Paceibacterota bacterium genome:
AATCGAGGCGGGTTCTGTTTACATTGAAGCGACATACAATAATACCCGCATAACTTTTACGGATACGCAGGGCAATGTCCTCATATGGGCTTCGGCCGGAGGTCTTGGGTTCAAAGGGGCGAAAAAATCAACCCCTTTCGCGGCTTCCAAGGTGGCTGAACTTATTTCCGATAAGGCAAAAATGATAGGCGTTAAAGAAGTCAACATAGAAATAAAAGGAGTCGGACCGGGCAGAGAATCGGCGTTAAGAACCATTGGCAATCAAGGAATCGAGATAAATTCCATAAAAGACACCACCCCGATTCCGCATAACGGCCCTTCGCCGAAAAAACCGAGAAGGGTATAAAAATATGGCTGATACAAAATGCAAAACTTGCAGAAGAACAGGACAAAAACTCTTTTCAAAAGAAGAGAAATGTTTTGGCGCGAAATGTCCGATGATAAAAAAACCGTATGCTCCAGGCAAAAAGACAAAAAGGCCGAAATCTCTTTCGGAATACGGAATA
This genomic interval carries:
- the rpsK gene encoding 30S ribosomal protein S11 — translated: MRARAYSKIPKKKIEAGSVYIEATYNNTRITFTDTQGNVLIWASAGGLGFKGAKKSTPFAASKVAELISDKAKMIGVKEVNIEIKGVGPGRESALRTIGNQGIEINSIKDTTPIPHNGPSPKKPRRV